The DNA window AAAATAGTCAAAACAAATACACGAATAATTCCCTAACTTAAAAGTATGAAAGTGAACATGTCAAGACCATTAAAAAGAAGGACgtcattgttaaaaatattgtgATACTACAACCAAATCTCATTCAAAACTCCGTTTGTTAAAGTCATTtcctctttttatttatatcataatatgTCTCGTTCCTTGGGAGACCTGATTCTGAATTCTTGTGGTTGATTGCGCATCAAAGTTGGTCTCTGATAAAATGGttcatatctatatattatatagaccttttaaatttttctatgGAGATAAGGGGGGATTGAGGTTGGTATCTTTAATTAAAAAGACGAACATTCCTCACAATAATATTGTCCTTTACATTGCATTGCTAAAATTTCCCACTGGATGCTAACATTGACATCCTTTTGTTTCGGATATCGTAGAAACtaataatgaaaaacatgattttaaagAGCTCCTGTTTCTCTTGATTCGttttctttttagaaaaaagtaaaatatccaACGAACTATAGGTTGTATATTAGTTAGCATATTAGAAGTAAAAATggtgaaaaatatgtttttttggagaaagaagaaacaaaacaaaatgacccCGACTAAACCCTGTGCGAAAAACTGATGGCATTTCAGATAATAGATTAGTTGGAACATTAGAGCATTCCAAAATTGGTACTATTTGCTTGTCATATCGGTTAGATGACCGACTAATACGTCGTCGGAAAATAAATGTGCATGCATGGATGAATACATGACCTTCAGGTGTTTGAATTAATCGGAGCTGGAACATAATAGCGATTCAAAACCAACCAATTATAATATTTGACTAAAGGTGCTTGATATAAGAATTAACAAACTAAAAACTTAACACTATATACAGAAGTACAATTTCGGGCGAGACACAGTTTGTATACACTGTGTACTTATATTATATCATGTCGATACAACGTTTCACttatcatttgatttgattCTATGGATTACTTCATCTTGGTTGGcatattctaaatttaataATGGTGTAGAATAAACCAGTAGTTTATTTCTCTCCCATACACATTGacaaaaagaataattattaatttagtgctttcaaatcttttatatttacatttctgCATTCTCACTTTAAAATAGAAATGTCACTTTCATATCGGGACACGTACGTAGAATGTTCGCAAAGTCGTTAATCCCAATCCCTAATGCGTCCAGTtagacaaacaaatgaaaatgcaTAGCAACATCTACAGTGAATGCCTAGGTCTCAGGCCGGTTTTAAACATCCCAACAACTCCCTGTGGGAGAGTTGCATAagtatttgtcttttgttttcattatgcAGTATGAATGTTTCTAATCATCATAAACAAGATCAGCAAGAGAGCCAACGCCACCTGGGGTTTTCATATAGGAGGAACTTCAAAATGTACCAGAGGCATGTAGGAAAGTAACATACATATCCCTTGTAAGATCGACCTAATGTTAATAGTATCTGTTCAAAACATACCTCGATGATTTTTCACAGGGACAAGTACTCTCTTCTTTTGTGATAATTGTTTGGTTTAATTcttaaagaacatttttatgtttattaacTTACATTGCATGCAACTTTGTTTGATATCTGAAACGAGTTATACACGTCTTCGGTTACAGATTAACAAAACATATTGAAGCGATATTGTAAAAGGAAACACAACGAAAACCTCCAAGGTAATGTCAATTAGGCTCACAAAATCGAAGGCTAGCCTATATCGACAGAGGGATAGACTTGGaaacacttgttttttttcagatattggtTTTGCACTTGTCATTTTTGGAGACCTATATATCTTGCTGTTCTCTGTGAACCAAGACTCATTAGCAATCTTTCCACATATTCCTAACTACTACTAGCAATCGATACATCCATCATGGCTTCAACCTTGCATTATAGCCAACAAACACAAACAACctctttaaaattgttttatgtaGAAATTGAAAAGTCTTTGTTATTCTAATGATTTTATGTCGATCCATCCTTATGtaaacaacaaaattgttttccaagtattcttataatataaaaaaagaagatgtggtatgtttgcctataagacaactctccacaagaaaccaaataacatagaaattaataactataggtcaccgttcggcctgcaacaatgaacaaagctcatacagcatagtcagctttaaaaggcaccaaaatgacaatgtaaaatatttaaaacgagAAAAGTAACGGCCTAATTAATGCACACAAAAACATGAACGaaacacaaaaatgtaacacataaacaaacgacaactaatgaattacaggctttggacaggcacatacatacaagtacagaatgtggcggggttagtAGAGTTCTGAGGCCAGTAACGCGAATAATGTAAGAcgattatattttacttttacgtAACATGAAATGTTAAACTGCGCTTTATTACAAATCATGATAAATGAGTTTAAGGAGATTATACATTGTAATGTTTaggaaattttaattatttgtaataaaattccTTGCCGAACCGAAAATTTTTAATAGATTCTATATAGTTCATATTTTGCCATTTAAGAactgactttccgttttgactTTTCCTTAAGTtagcatttttgttattttactttatacttcTTTAAAACTAGTTCgcttattataaattaataagaCACATATTGGTAAATTTAATGGTATAATAAGattttttcctttaatcttAGTAAATTGTATCCCTTTCTATAcctattgtataaaaaataaacaacatgtggTTAGTTTGATGTCAGTTCTTCATTGGTCAAAATCCGATTATGACATTCAATTTCCTTGCTCTCCTCTGAATCAcctactgtaaaccaacttatgttcgtggatactttatttcgcgtttagccctttttggtcaattttgttgCGATTTAATTTAATAGAATATACATTTATCATTGTTGTAGACTTTCAGGCATTATAAGATATTCTATTATCGTCATCAGATGATTGTTATTGTCAATACTGTTTCATTTACAGatagttaaatgataaattaacgaatatacaatacataattgtaaatgattcatttttagacaCAAACTTTTTTCTGATTTCCTAAACGATGTTTAAGCTTATAGACATTTTTTTGGCATGTGACTGTGACGCCGGCAACGGTTTCATGATTTACCCATTAACAATGTCATTAAAGATGATTTTTTAAGAAGTtaattaacatttgtttttccatctttttgttatttcagtttatacttttttaaaacttgttcGCTAATTATAAAGGATGTGGCACATAGTGGTGCATTTAATGGTATATATGACTTTATCATTCTGGCATTATAAGATAATTGTTATTTTCGAGACTTTTTATTAACAGAACGTAAACTGCGAAAGTGAATAAACtcgttttttaaatttactaaaCGGATTTTTCAACCCATAGATATAATTGTGTTAACTTACAGTGACGCCGTTTCCACGAGTTACTGattaaaatgatattgaaaaaaatatttttagaaacaaaagtaatttatgtTCTGTCTTTTTAAAATAGCCTACGTGGAGTTTTCAGAAGCACCACATATTTAGATGTTATTTCTTGATATAAAGAAGAACAAAGATGTTCATTCCTTATCATATAATCAGGTAATACACTTACCTGGctttttctgttctggtaaggATTTTAAGCTTAAATTGTACGAGCGAGAATTAACACTGCTAGCACAGACTTCATTGCTAGTGTTTTACAACTaattgtacaaaattaaatcacTTACATATGTTATATATTACATCATATTGATTTAACAGTCCTTATCCATAGAGTGTGATATATGATGTAACAAGTACAAGActatcaaaaatatagaaactgaaaaaaacagacattttatttttgatgaaaaattaagGTGGTATATTTTGACAAACATAAGCTGTTACATATAatgttgaaattgttaaaaatcttATTTGGAAATAGTCTAAAGTATGTTCCAATTCATTGAAcagtttaagaaataattttcaaaaattttactTAAACCATGTATAATTACATAAGCGTTTGCAGGGTGGGAGTGGGGGATTGTTGAAAACAAGGGGGCTGGTAAATGCATTTCCTGGTCATGTTTGTAGACTTCGCAATAAACCGGTAAAAATGGAAATTATGTGACTCAAAATGTATGGCTTTACCGTATAAAGAAGTAAACATGTATCATCCATAGACAAATGGATATGAGTAGCAACagataaaaaagttatttcattAAAGTGTCTTTTTAATAGCAATGAGTTAACAACTGCATCATAGACACAGGCCGATGTACGGTGGGGgttggttaaaaattgattgaatatataggaaatcactgacGCATGACTGGGGCGGGCCTCCTCTTAgacagtcagtgggccccctgTTATACAAAAATTTTGATCCGCCACTAATAAAACATATAGAAACATTCAGGAaaattgtttaatgaaaattaaagttGGTAATCATTGACTGTTTAGTAATGCTGATTGTTCATTTGTGGTTTGACCATCTAATACCGTATTTCATTTGTCggtcaattgaaaataaagtttgtcGGATTTATCTGTCGTCCAAAAACGTATTTCATCATATAAAGTCTTGCgtaaagataaatataatttaattatacccgttggaatatatattttcaagaaGGCTTTTCTTTCtcttctttttgtttatttctttggtTTATGTCATTTGTGTTTACAATCTTCTCACACTTCTATCTTTATAGTATTTTGCATTCATAAACCATTTGctggttatatttaaattataatgaaatgcaaaatgagtatgttaaatttgtatatgcctttttgtgcttcttcgttacatttgttgtttatatagTGATGCATGTATGTATGCCCTCATACTttaaacgacaaaattatttttgtctacctgtgcgaatttcaaacgcgcaattttgcaccagcaatgaaaaccttctatcatttacgggtagactttatatagataaattaagtggtctaagaaaagcaaaatgggtatgttaaatttgatgtatgcctttttgtgcttcttcgttacatttgttgtttttatagtgatattatgatgataacacaatattgactgctgtacccctatttttgacatttgtactctttgagtatgtttgttttgtgcaTACATCGATATCGTTgaaaatgtaatggaatttgatacgactgtcatacaaatgagaggtttagctagctataaaatcaggttcaatccaccattttctacataagaaaattcctgtaccaagtcaggaatatgacagttgttatccattcgtttgatatgtttggacttttaattttgccttttaatttttgattttcacttttgaattttcctcggagttcagtatttttgtgtttttcctttttttatattctgctattgacatttttttttaaacacctGTCTAATGCTGGAGACTATATGATACCCTGCAAATGTCGTTTGGTTATATGTACCGTTGGGTAACTGTCTATcctatatcttatataaaagtaAGGCACATGTGTGATAAGAAATTGGACAACTATTTACCGTGGTAACCACGTAGAACGTAACACTAGCCAAAGGACATCGTGAGGTCTTTATGAATGAACGATTCAAACAGAAAACTAGCTACCTGATTAATCAAAACTTGCTAAAAAAATAACCTGCGATGTACACATGATACAGCTTTACCAACATATATAactaaacaaaacatacaagCAAACCTAACAGAGATGAAAAAGGAAACAGTGtgtaatatatattgataactgcttttcaaaaatgaattttgacaATGCTGATCAACTGATGGTACTGTACCGAATTATCACGGGACTACTTTTCTGTCGATTTGGCTGATTTGTCTCTAAGAAAACAAAGTAAACAAAGAATTCTTATCtgaatattaatttcaaaataccaCACCATTTATATTTGTCCAAACATTAATTAAAGTTTGCACATGTAGTATCACTATAAGAAATAGAATGCAATTCTCTATTTCATCGACAAAAGTATCACAAGGTACGAACATTATAACTGATGGTAATCAGaaccaatcaaaaataaatcaagagCGCATGCACGCCAGCATAGAACAACAATCAGAACAATGTACAGTATACATGATCTGGTCTAGAAAATGATACGTGTTAATGCGGAATTCGATTTAGAAGGATATATAGTACTCAAATGATTTCTTATtctaatgttttatttaaacaggagaaaatatatatatatatatcaactaaataactttaaacatcatttgtttattaGGCAACGTGTTATCTGCGTCAGTTCTGccatatgaaataaaatcaatgaCGACGTCGAATCATCATTTGTGTCTTTTTGAGGGAATAATTGTAACCTTTCCAGTGGTACCATTCAATACCATCTGCAGCTGACTTGTGTGAACCATTAAGGTACAATCCATTCAGATTGGAGTGATGGCAGTTTTTATACCACCAAGCACCTTTAAATCTATTTGGACAATTACTGGAACTGTCTCTATCAAGCGTTGAAAAAGGCTGACCATTGTGAGTGGTCCTGTCCAAAGAATTTcctatataaaagaagaaaaaatataacaatttacaCTTTATACGTGTTTTTTGTACATGCTaatacaatacatgttttaaaactaTGTGTATGTATTTTCACACGTAAATGTCTGGATATAATTTCACCTTCGCACGGTGCAAATCtgtgaaaatgaagaaaatatgttCACACGCGTACGTATATGCTTTGATACAATTTCTCCTATCCATGAGCTGTGTCAATctgtgaaaatgaaaaaaaaacatgttcataCGTAAATGCCTGGATACAATTTCTCCTACCCCTGAGCTGTGTCGATCTgggaaaatgaagaaaacaatttcacatGGATGCGTATATGCTTGGATACATTGACTCATATCCATGAGTTGTgtcactttgaaaaaaattaaaaaaacatgtgtatACGAATATGCCTGTATACAATTTCTCCTATCCATGAGCTGTGTCAATCtgtgaaaatgaaaacaaaatgtgttcaTACTGATATTCCTGGATACAATTAATATTGCTCATACCTATGAGCTGTGTCAATCTGTGAAAATGAGGAAAACCTATTCACACGTGTGTGCCTGCATACAATTTCTCCTACCCATGAGCTGTGTCAatctgagaaataaaaaaaagcttgTTTATACGTATATGCCTGTATAGAATTTCTGCTATACATGAGCTGTCTCAATCTATGAAAATGAAGAACAAATGGATTCATGgtcaataatttgaaaattgcgTAATAAGGAATGTATATGTTATCTTTGTTTCACaaatttctgtaaaaatgaaaaaaacccacttgTTTCACAAATATGACGACAGATGTTATCCAATTGTAatactgaaaattcagaaattattgcgtgcatttattattgcgattttgtcattttagacttcaatgcgattttaatttttacgattttgagaaaaatcctgttaaattcatataaaatatttcaaaatgcgagtttaaattattgcgtttacaactcagtcgcatttttcgcaataataaatacctcgcattaatttctgaatttacagtaaccaAAATCCCTTCATTTTCCGCTAAAAGGCTTATACCGAATTATACTGATCATTATATGACtaaacattttctgttttctcaTTGGTAAAGGCATATgaaattatcattgatacaaCATTATTTTCACCGCGCTAAATACCGAAGATATTAATATAAGAGTTGGAACAACGTCCGTGTAACTGAATATAGATATTTCAAGGCAACACCAATGACGTCAATGAAATTCTAAGGttttttcttcttgttttcggtgtttttttttctcttttcttcttttttgtgtatttgttttaagATTACTTTAATGAATATCTTAACTAAGCAAGCGCTTAAGCATATACTATGCTCAATataataaagggctgcgctttagtgcatgatacgcccgttgctcttttaacttgtcttttatgctttaaatgaatttatatgatcaactaaaaatagtgtgagccctgtcaaataccACCCCTcccaaaataataaataaaaatgcacaaaaaaattggcactatttaagtcaacagaaataaacaatttatcaaatgtGCATACAATTTGTGAAAGTGCTAGTTATTGTCCccaaatccccccttttttaagcataaaaattcataacacggaaatgtaaaatatgaaatttataaaaattgaaagggagcttacatcaatagatataagcaattcaccaaagtttcatggatattggtgaaagcctttttgagttattgtccacccctttttttatgaataaagccccataaatccaaaactcaaaatctgaaattaaaaaacaaaaacaaaaagggaTCTTACGTCAATAGATGTACACAATTCCCTTAAGTTTCATgtaaattggtgaaagtgtttttgagttattgtccgaagtgtggacgacggacggacggacaacggtataccataatacgtctcGTCTAaaagacgggcgtataaaaacagGGAGCAGTTCTAAAAAATATCTTTggcaaaaatttaaaagatggaTAAAGATAAAAAGTCATATTACAACacaattgttaactttttatttcagtttataCAAAGATTTATCAACGCCAGAAATATGAAAACCACACGCTACCATTGTCCTCGGTGAATATCCCATCTCTTGGTTTGATAAATCATTAGATCAACCTCATCAAAAGTCACTTATTATATATAGTCCTTATATTCATCAATTAATAAGCAAACCGACGGATGCTGCATCTAGACCTTGATATGACAACCATTTTGAAGCAACTGAGGTTATCAGCGGTGGGTTATGTGTCATTGATTCTTAAGTTTATAATGTATGGTTTTATACGCTGTCGTTtgcctttttatctttttgctCTCTGTCACGACATTGTTAAGTTTTCTCTCAACGTATATGCAGGATACAGATAATAAAGGACGAGCGTTAGCAAGTACTCATCATAAACAAAGGGATTGTCATTCTCGTTTAAACTTGGATATTGTTAAGTGCTTAAGACTCTAATGATCTCTTGATTGGTTGTTTTCAAGAAATACTTTCATTGTCAGTGCAATGTTTTTAATGAAGGCttcattttaagatattttcatttataaattagCTTTATTAGTAGTGTAACGACTTTcttatagttttgttttaaaaataagttgacACAACAAATCAGTGGAAAGGTGAGAAATGTATACCAATTGTGAGTATGCATGTACATCATGTAATATGTTAGCaaagttttatcttttttgtttattcacagtaaaaattaagaaattctaaattttattttacatgcaatATTTTTTGCTTTGATCTAGGTTTTTAATAGTAATTCTTTCAAAGTGGAAAATTTGagacttggttttttttagagaaaatttGTCAAGGCAAATGTCAAGAATGTGTCATTTaaggttacaatacaccattagattttatgggcgcagccattttatgagcataacatggtgttcagaattaagagtatggcgaatcctgattggtcgatatgtgcgcccgttattttttattattagagacttcgtgcactctgctttatacaaaaggcaaaataaaaattattccgtagccctaaaggcactgagatgacttttcaacgctaggacaagacacgtatttttaagggcaaaattgataggcatgggagataagtccaaaatacgctaagaaaagcaacgcgaacctatattttttggaccaaaaaatactgtcctaataacgtttctttgattctagcaaggtttcgttaaaaaaatcaacttccTAAAGTCTGTgtctcgaaaaaggctaccattgtcgcctatggggaaattaattgtttatttcaatctatacagcatcgacatttctttatcatagtgctcaaaaagtgtcaaaaacagtcattttacttgacatttgatgtgaaaccgtattttttggtgacaaatgaaatattgattatctagtttttaagctatagtctgtttcatatttgtattgCGTTTCACCTTAGAAACATGGGTGGGCTCGACTTTTGACTTACTGTGGaacgaatatgtcattttctgaagttctgtTGATTTGTTCGAATAGAGCAAGTACACGTCtagagtttgtgaatataaatcgatttttaaacataacaatctcgacccaagtgctgttatcgaaattaccaaattcagcgaaaatgtacggaaatgatccccttcgaacattgaaatgttcacacgaataacaaactaaaagaataagaataagcatgccattttgtagttaacaaacagttatcgatgtcaaaacacaaatatttacacatattccatattttgaaatgctatagtctgtttcaaaaatgtacttttatacgaaaatggtttcatttaaaactgttgttcaaaattcaccgtagtagttatatattggattggttttggtatcaatataatcagtacttgatgatatataaagaatcattggagaaagtgggcattatcttcagtccctttttaacagtaccgcatttactcaaaaaaacaaaaaaaatttcttcacatttttcgactggggtcacctccgataaaaaattgtgaaaattcagagagtaaagccagaacggtttgaagatgatttatttgtggcatatatatttgtgcatctaacgcactatgaattgcacgatacaagaaagtattaaataccgtataggttacaatacaccattagattttatgggcgcagccattttatgagcataacatggtgttcagaattaagagtatggcgaatcctgattggtcgatatgtgcgcccgttattttttattattagagacttcgtgcactctgctttatacaaaaggcaaaataaaaattattccgtagccctaaaggcactgagatgacttttcaacgctaggacaagacacgtatttttaagggcaaaattgataggcatgggagataagtacaaaatacgctaagaaaagcaacgcgaacctatattttttggaccaaaaaatactgtcctaataacttttctttgattctagcaaggtttcgttaaaaaaatcaacttccTAAAGTCTGTgtctcgaaaaaggctaccattgtcgcctatggggaaattaattgtttatttcaatctataggatgtacttaaaaaaaagaatttgctTTGATCTTGGTTTTTTTAATAGTAATTCTTTCAAATTGGAAAATGTGAGACTTGTTGTTTTGTCTCCATAACAATCAGACAATAATGTATGTAGGAAAATGATAGATTCTCGAATTTAATCTGCTTAGTTTTACCTCCCAAGTTCATGGAGAAAATAAGTCAAGGCATATGTCAAGAATGTGtcatttaaggatgtacttagtcCAGGTTTAGAAATTGTTTGTTGTATGTCCGGGCTCCTTGTCTGTTCTACTATTAAGGGTAAAATAGTTCGCTAAATAACATCGATTTTCCCTTTATGAATATCAGATTTGATCAAATGAGAAAACCGTTATGCAGACGACTCATCAATTTTTGTAGTACATGTACACTGTTTAATTAGTTATGAGAATGTCCGAAATAGGCATACCGAATTACTTATCGTCGCTGGGCAtctaaaatgttgtaaattataaatttgtcaataaaaaaatatctcacaaacaggctttgaaaatttttgcaaaatgcatgcttccaaaatgtcgtatgtgaacttgaacatttttgtaaatagcaGTGAAATAAAGACTTTGACATGTCTTGAATATCCAAGAACTTAAACTATTTTTAGAGAAGTaaagaaatgtacaattatttttttcctaaagCCATTCTACAacgattttcaagttttcatacaacattttggaagcaaactttacaaacaactgacattggcaatttcgtaatatgtcttatttcacacattttgaTTGGTCTAACTGTATGCTATTTTGTAATACAAAAGACTTCCTCCCAACCAGACCATTGgtgtcaaaatgtatttttagccaaaaaagtcatatacGACATTTTAGAAGCCCATCGACgttatatattgtatgttttgtgtattgtttggtgcttaaatatttaaaaaaaaaaaaaaaacacaaaatgtacCGACCTGCATTCCCGCTGTATCCTTCAACGTGTAGGGTAAATTTTGAATGTACGTCTCCTACATAAAACGTCTTGTACCTCGCATACCTCTGTTCTCCTTCAAGATCCTCCATAAGTATGTACAGTTCATATTCATCTTTTGTTGTAATTTCATGAATTCTAGAATTACCTTAAGGTAAAGTGTTAGATCGTCAGAAGTCtcataatataaacaacaataagTATAGTCATTACGTTTCATATCAATACCATTTTACTTGTGAAATCACATATTTTAAGTTGTCTGAAATTGAAAACTGTTTAAGTCAAGTTTTCGATTTGCATATTCTCTATAACCAATATTTCATTACAAATGCGGAATGTGCAAAGCCAAAATTTATTTACTAAGATGGCATATAACCTATAAAACAATAAAGCCTATTTCATATACAGCAAGTGAAGCCGGATAATAAGATGGCTTACCTAACCAGAACTCTCCTGTCGGGTCACCGAATCCGTTCTTGTAATCCGTCCAGTTCCGAAAAAAGTCAACACTGCCATCTTGCCTCCGCTGA is part of the Mytilus trossulus isolate FHL-02 chromosome 13, PNRI_Mtr1.1.1.hap1, whole genome shotgun sequence genome and encodes:
- the LOC134695509 gene encoding microfibril-associated glycoprotein 4-like, whose protein sequence is MYPLSMMISIMLCIGLGLGNGLVLHETPDTEVEMPLISNDDVPLVAKLDTKNLNKAIKTYINKTMERVVIEKFSILKSDLTSKIMTDKYPRDCEDVTGSKSGIYRIYPSDIRGFETYCDMNIEEGGWLVFQRRQDGSVDFFRNWTDYKNGFGDPTGEFWLGNSRIHEITTKDEYELYILMEDLEGEQRYARYKTFYVGDVHSKFTLHVEGYSGNAGNSLDRTTHNGQPFSTLDRDSSSNCPNRFKGAWWYKNCHHSNLNGLYLNGSHKSAADGIEWYHWKGYNYSLKKTQMMIRRRH